The following proteins come from a genomic window of Synergistaceae bacterium:
- a CDS encoding methyl-accepting chemotaxis protein, with translation MKIGHQIISVSFVLVLVSVVSSLLISRHNFSSYSRKKLIGASESSIEGFQRILTNSMNETRFFRDQLVHIPELGRLILAGDSEGLYNFLTPLMEASGVKLVTVTNSEGTVLARPHDKKRVGDNIGKSRNVQVALQGQTYESFGPTSTEGLGYYASAPVVYEGKIVGMLRTALSLRDTQLVDNVKQLFKMEATIYDRQTRINTTLINNGKRLTGSDAPREAVEAVLEKGLDYEGNVMISGREYYAHYAPIKTPGSEEIIGMFLTEKPLDEERIMSANILKMFIIAAVCTLVLAFVISWLLAKRISRPLARIVQLAQRGQEGDLSITREDFAYNGGGELKALVDAISSMLLTQHKVLIKVTENSDSISEQTVTLTELSRQNNEAMNSTKSLIEEVSGLCTRNSEAVAQGTLGIAEMVQGTMSVAKMSEAGVESLSKTTRLSREAADSVSRLVSNINIVDERTTANQEKLQALLSSVAEISNFMDVIASIADQTNLLALNAAIEAARAGEAGRGFAVVAEEVRKLAEDSRHASKSVEELVSTLSKNTDEVMSATAITVDTVKEIMEMADSTIGGLNTSLSEVTSVNDSMQSIAATAEEQAATSTEISEAIDAINKSTEKIAKMMSQLNTLSGTAAGIGDSVMTAARDVSRSTADLKSSLSHFETGTLLAPPAV, from the coding sequence ATGAAAATCGGTCATCAAATCATCTCCGTTTCCTTCGTTTTAGTCCTCGTATCCGTTGTGAGCAGCCTTCTGATCAGCAGACACAACTTCAGCAGCTACTCCCGAAAGAAACTCATTGGGGCCTCAGAGTCCTCTATTGAAGGATTTCAGAGAATTCTTACCAACTCGATGAACGAGACCCGGTTCTTTCGGGATCAACTGGTGCACATACCTGAACTTGGGCGTCTGATTCTTGCGGGGGACAGCGAGGGGCTCTATAACTTTCTGACCCCTCTCATGGAGGCGTCGGGAGTGAAGCTCGTGACCGTGACGAACTCAGAGGGGACGGTTCTGGCCAGGCCGCACGACAAAAAACGCGTGGGAGACAACATCGGCAAAAGCCGGAACGTGCAGGTCGCTCTGCAAGGCCAGACATACGAAAGCTTTGGCCCCACCTCCACGGAGGGACTGGGCTACTACGCCAGCGCCCCTGTCGTTTACGAGGGTAAAATTGTGGGTATGCTGAGGACGGCTCTTTCCCTGAGGGACACCCAGCTGGTGGACAACGTAAAGCAGTTATTCAAAATGGAGGCGACGATATACGACCGCCAGACGCGGATCAACACGACTCTGATCAACAACGGAAAAAGGCTCACGGGCAGCGACGCGCCACGGGAAGCGGTGGAAGCCGTTCTGGAAAAAGGCCTCGACTACGAGGGAAACGTCATGATATCGGGCAGGGAATACTATGCGCACTACGCCCCCATCAAAACTCCGGGCTCCGAAGAGATCATCGGAATGTTTCTGACGGAAAAACCCCTGGACGAAGAGCGGATAATGTCGGCAAATATTCTGAAAATGTTCATCATTGCCGCCGTCTGCACTCTCGTCCTTGCCTTTGTGATCTCCTGGCTGCTGGCAAAAAGGATCTCCAGACCTCTCGCCCGCATTGTCCAGCTTGCCCAAAGAGGGCAGGAAGGCGATCTTTCCATAACCCGTGAAGACTTCGCCTACAATGGCGGCGGGGAACTGAAAGCGCTGGTGGACGCAATCTCTTCCATGCTTTTGACTCAACATAAAGTCCTTATCAAGGTCACGGAAAATTCCGATTCCATATCGGAACAAACGGTTACCCTCACCGAGCTGTCCCGACAAAACAACGAGGCCATGAACTCCACAAAATCCCTCATAGAAGAGGTATCGGGCCTGTGTACCCGAAATTCCGAGGCCGTAGCTCAGGGGACGCTGGGCATTGCCGAGATGGTCCAAGGAACCATGTCCGTGGCCAAAATGTCCGAAGCCGGAGTGGAATCCCTGTCGAAAACAACCAGATTATCCAGGGAGGCCGCGGATTCCGTGAGCCGTCTGGTCAGCAATATCAACATCGTGGACGAAAGAACCACCGCAAATCAGGAAAAGCTGCAGGCGCTTCTGAGCTCGGTGGCCGAAATATCGAACTTTATGGATGTTATCGCGTCTATCGCGGATCAGACCAACCTTCTGGCACTCAACGCGGCAATCGAGGCGGCTCGCGCGGGAGAAGCCGGACGGGGTTTCGCCGTCGTCGCCGAAGAGGTCCGTAAACTTGCCGAAGATTCACGCCATGCTTCGAAAAGCGTTGAGGAACTCGTCTCGACTCTGAGCAAAAATACGGACGAAGTAATGAGCGCCACGGCCATCACCGTGGATACCGTGAAAGAAATCATGGAAATGGCCGATTCCACCATTGGCGGGCTCAACACCTCCCTCTCGGAGGTCACCAGCGTCAACGACTCGATGCAATCCATCGCGGCCACCGCGGAGGAACAGGCCGCAACCAGCACTGAAATCTCGGAGGCCATAGACGCCATCAATAAAAGCACTGAAAAGATCGCGAAGATGATGTCTCAGTTGAATACTTTGAGCGGCACGGCGGCCGGCATCGGCGACTCGGTCATGACGGCGGCCCGCGACGTTTCCCGGTCCACGGCGGATCTGAAAAGTTCCCTGTCTCACTTCGAGACCGGTACGCTTCTCGCCCCTCCCGCAGTTTAA
- a CDS encoding leucyl aminopeptidase family protein, whose product MKIAKRENFDVREYDALIIPFSGDAFHVVLPEAQDSAIRCVLGSGRFKTAPGSLFDLTTCVDGKVLHIIMLRMGNFAESSNREIFLHFADAFRKCRKLELSRVAVLLDNVPELLKNTLETNIAARHGLLEKLCELPWLAAYTFRAYKTSEAPPEMDSVDYITGAALDDVVEEASICGESVRLARDLVNHPSVTMTPERFAREAERVCNQCGVEIAVFDRAGIEARDMRAFLSVARATGDEPRLIVMRYRGGSPQDGTLGLVGKGIIFDSGGYTIKSSMATMHDDMGGAAAVLGAMRAIALRGLRVNIAGILPVCRNMISPDAYVPGDVIGSKSGRTIEVLSTDAEGRLILADGITCAIREESADTIVDIATLTGAAKQAVGNRSAVVTSTSEKLYDEARLASLASCEKIWRLDLDGELRHVIDSHVADIANSRPGNTAGAGAIIAALFLREFTEGRPWLHIDMASVNWAAEDGAYFQKGATGYGVSLLYRLAEIRSRAN is encoded by the coding sequence ATGAAAATTGCGAAACGTGAGAATTTCGATGTGAGGGAATACGACGCGCTGATCATTCCCTTCAGCGGCGACGCATTTCACGTCGTTCTTCCGGAGGCGCAGGACAGCGCCATTCGGTGCGTGCTTGGGTCCGGCCGGTTCAAAACCGCGCCGGGAAGCCTGTTCGATCTGACGACCTGCGTCGACGGAAAGGTTCTTCACATCATTATGCTGAGAATGGGAAATTTCGCGGAGAGTTCGAATCGTGAAATTTTCCTGCATTTCGCCGATGCTTTCAGAAAATGCCGGAAACTTGAGCTTTCGCGTGTCGCCGTGCTGCTGGACAACGTTCCTGAGCTTCTGAAAAACACGCTGGAAACGAATATCGCGGCGCGGCACGGGCTGCTCGAAAAACTCTGCGAGCTTCCCTGGCTGGCCGCGTACACCTTCAGGGCCTACAAAACCTCGGAAGCTCCGCCGGAGATGGACAGCGTGGACTACATCACGGGCGCGGCCCTGGACGACGTCGTCGAGGAAGCGTCGATTTGCGGTGAAAGCGTGAGGCTCGCCCGGGATCTCGTCAATCATCCCTCTGTGACGATGACGCCTGAACGATTTGCCAGGGAGGCCGAGCGGGTTTGCAACCAGTGCGGCGTCGAGATCGCGGTGTTCGACCGCGCCGGAATCGAAGCGCGGGATATGCGCGCTTTTCTCTCCGTTGCCCGGGCGACAGGCGACGAACCCCGCCTGATCGTGATGCGATACCGGGGCGGCAGTCCTCAGGACGGCACGCTGGGTCTGGTGGGCAAGGGGATCATTTTCGACAGCGGCGGCTATACGATCAAGTCCTCCATGGCGACGATGCATGACGACATGGGAGGGGCGGCGGCGGTTCTCGGGGCCATGCGGGCCATTGCCCTTCGCGGGCTGCGCGTCAATATCGCGGGTATCCTTCCGGTATGCCGAAATATGATTTCTCCCGACGCGTATGTTCCGGGAGACGTCATCGGCTCGAAGTCGGGACGTACGATCGAAGTGCTCAGCACCGACGCCGAGGGGCGGCTCATTCTTGCCGACGGCATAACCTGCGCGATTCGTGAGGAATCCGCCGATACGATCGTGGACATCGCAACGCTCACCGGCGCCGCCAAACAGGCGGTGGGCAACAGGAGCGCGGTCGTCACCTCGACCAGCGAAAAATTGTATGATGAAGCTCGTTTGGCGTCCCTTGCGTCCTGCGAAAAAATCTGGAGGCTGGACCTCGACGGCGAACTGCGTCACGTCATCGACTCTCACGTGGCGGACATCGCGAACAGCCGCCCAGGCAACACTGCGGGCGCAGGGGCGATCATCGCGGCGCTCTTTTTGCGGGAGTTCACGGAGGGACGCCCCTGGCTGCACATCGACATGGCGTCCGTCAACTGGGCGGCCGAAGACGGAGCGTATTTTCAGAAGGGAGCGACCGGTTACGGAGTCTCTCTGCTTTATCGTCTGGCGGAGATCAGATCGCGGGCTAACTAA
- a CDS encoding ABC transporter ATP-binding protein: MAESTGEKVMGQEKIIEKEKLLEVKNITVQFGSGRKKFTAVRDVSFDIYKGEIFGLVGESGSGKTTIGRAIIRINEVSGGEILYRGERISGKIPADVDRRVVRNIQMIFQDPMASLNERAKVDYIVSEGLYNIDPNGSSEERRKKVAQALLDVGLLPEFADRFPHEFSGGQRQRIGIARVLVMEPELVIADEPISALDVSIRAQVLNLMSALQKKKSLTYLFIAHDLSVVRFITDRTAVIYRGTIVELAGTEELFTNPLHPYTRALLAAIPQPDPRAGRGRKVTVYDPARHRCETDPPQWTEITPGHFVSANAAERREYEEMLKK; the protein is encoded by the coding sequence ATGGCTGAGAGCACGGGAGAAAAAGTGATGGGGCAGGAAAAAATAATAGAAAAAGAAAAACTGCTGGAGGTAAAAAACATCACGGTTCAATTTGGATCCGGACGAAAAAAGTTCACCGCGGTCCGTGACGTGAGTTTCGACATATACAAGGGCGAGATTTTTGGTCTGGTGGGAGAGTCGGGCTCGGGCAAGACCACCATCGGCCGCGCGATTATACGGATCAACGAGGTGAGCGGCGGCGAAATTCTCTATCGGGGAGAGCGGATCAGCGGAAAAATTCCAGCCGACGTGGACCGGCGGGTCGTCAGGAACATCCAGATGATTTTCCAGGACCCTATGGCCTCCCTCAACGAAAGGGCCAAGGTCGATTATATTGTCTCCGAGGGGCTGTACAACATCGACCCGAACGGCAGCAGCGAAGAGCGCCGGAAAAAGGTCGCTCAGGCGCTTCTGGACGTGGGGCTTCTGCCCGAGTTTGCCGACCGGTTCCCCCACGAATTTTCCGGAGGGCAGAGACAGCGCATAGGAATTGCGCGGGTTCTGGTGATGGAGCCGGAGCTTGTCATTGCGGACGAGCCGATTTCAGCGCTGGATGTGTCGATTCGGGCGCAGGTCCTCAATCTGATGTCGGCCCTTCAAAAGAAAAAATCCCTTACCTATCTGTTCATCGCCCACGACCTGTCCGTGGTGCGGTTCATCACCGACCGTACCGCCGTCATTTACAGGGGGACGATCGTTGAACTCGCCGGGACGGAGGAGCTTTTCACCAATCCGCTGCACCCCTATACACGGGCGCTTCTGGCCGCCATTCCCCAGCCGGACCCCCGCGCCGGGCGCGGCAGAAAAGTTACGGTCTATGACCCTGCCCGCCACCGCTGCGAGACCGACCCTCCTCAGTGGACGGAGATCACGCCGGGACACTTCGTTTCGGCGAACGCAGCTGAGAGGCGGGAGTACGAGGAGATGCTCAAAAAATGA
- a CDS encoding ABC transporter ATP-binding protein: protein MTDAEREIVLSAEDVVVKFKLRGEVLTAIRGISMTLYKGESLAIVGESGSGKSVFTKTFLGMLDANGWVASGRILYKGEDLARFRTEREWLKIRGREIAMVFQDPMTSLNPLRTIGRQISETIELHRKVSRAEARRLSLEILEDVGISDPERRYGQYPHEFSGGMRQRVVIAIAVACNPNILICDEPTTALDVTVQAQILQLLRSLQEKYGLTLVYITHDLGVVASVADRVAVMYAGDIVEYGKCDEIFYNSQHPYTWALLSSLPQLGVKGEPLFAIRGTPPNLHTEIKGDAFAPRSPYALEIDFVERPPYFAVSPTHAARTWLLDPRAPRVTPPDSILRARMRWKEEASNG from the coding sequence ATGACGGATGCAGAACGGGAAATCGTCCTCTCGGCGGAGGACGTGGTCGTTAAATTCAAACTGAGGGGCGAGGTGCTGACCGCGATTCGCGGGATCTCCATGACGCTGTACAAAGGAGAGAGCTTGGCGATTGTGGGGGAGTCCGGTTCGGGCAAGTCGGTTTTCACAAAAACTTTTCTCGGGATGCTGGACGCCAATGGCTGGGTGGCCAGCGGAAGAATTCTGTATAAGGGAGAGGACCTTGCCCGGTTCAGGACGGAGCGGGAGTGGCTGAAGATCAGAGGTCGGGAGATCGCGATGGTTTTTCAGGATCCGATGACGAGCCTCAACCCCCTTAGAACCATCGGCCGCCAGATCTCCGAGACCATCGAACTTCACAGAAAGGTCAGCCGGGCGGAGGCGCGCAGACTGTCGCTGGAAATTCTGGAAGACGTGGGAATCTCCGATCCTGAGCGGCGTTACGGACAGTATCCCCACGAATTTTCCGGCGGTATGCGCCAGCGCGTGGTGATCGCTATTGCGGTGGCGTGCAACCCGAATATCCTGATCTGCGACGAGCCCACCACCGCCCTCGACGTTACGGTGCAGGCGCAGATTCTGCAGCTGCTTCGGTCCCTGCAGGAAAAATACGGGCTGACTCTCGTTTACATCACTCATGACCTGGGGGTTGTGGCCAGCGTGGCGGACAGGGTCGCGGTGATGTACGCGGGGGACATCGTCGAGTATGGAAAATGCGACGAAATCTTCTACAACTCTCAGCATCCCTACACCTGGGCGCTGCTCTCCTCGCTTCCACAGCTTGGGGTCAAAGGAGAGCCGCTGTTCGCGATCAGGGGGACTCCGCCGAATCTCCACACGGAGATCAAGGGAGACGCTTTCGCGCCGCGCAGCCCTTATGCCCTTGAAATCGACTTTGTGGAGCGGCCGCCGTACTTTGCCGTGAGCCCGACGCACGCCGCGCGGACGTGGCTTCTGGATCCCAGAGCGCCTCGGGTCACGCCTCCGGACTCCATCCTGCGGGCACGTATGCGCTGGAAGGAGGAGGCGTCGAATGGCTGA
- a CDS encoding ABC transporter permease → MMLQGRADRVCENLDRLNQDLFRPAVVDATVGERVGYSNYSYWHSTWKVFMQNRVAVFFICLLLGLLLFTFIQPFLPNQKSATEIFTDGGGKQLRNIPPGGEFRFGTNAIGQDLWARIWSGTRTSMFIGMAVGLFNALAGVTIGSMWGYVRKLDRLITELYNVVQNIPETVILILVAYILRPGIVTIIFAMCITGWLPTARYVRNQIIIIRDREFNLASRCLGTPVSRIITKNLLPQLVSVIMMRTALAIPLAIGHEVFLTYIGLGLPVSIPSLGNLVNEGRIVMMSPALRYQLLYPSLILSLITISFYILGNAFADAADPRNHV, encoded by the coding sequence ATGATGCTGCAGGGCAGGGCCGATCGGGTCTGCGAGAACCTCGACCGGCTGAATCAGGATCTTTTCCGCCCCGCCGTCGTGGACGCAACCGTCGGCGAGCGCGTCGGCTACTCCAATTATTCGTACTGGCACTCCACCTGGAAGGTGTTCATGCAAAACAGGGTCGCGGTGTTTTTTATCTGCCTGCTGCTGGGGCTGCTTCTTTTCACGTTCATACAGCCGTTTTTGCCAAATCAGAAAAGCGCCACGGAGATTTTCACCGACGGAGGGGGAAAACAGCTGAGAAATATCCCTCCCGGCGGGGAATTTCGTTTTGGAACCAACGCCATCGGGCAGGACCTGTGGGCGCGAATCTGGAGCGGGACCCGCACCTCGATGTTCATCGGCATGGCGGTGGGGCTCTTCAACGCGCTGGCGGGGGTCACCATCGGGTCCATGTGGGGATACGTCCGGAAGCTGGATCGCCTCATCACGGAGCTCTACAACGTGGTTCAAAATATCCCCGAGACCGTCATCCTCATTCTTGTGGCGTACATCCTGCGGCCGGGGATCGTCACCATCATCTTCGCCATGTGCATAACGGGATGGCTTCCCACGGCCCGCTACGTGCGCAACCAGATCATCATCATCCGCGACCGGGAGTTCAACCTGGCCTCCCGCTGCCTTGGAACGCCGGTGTCCCGCATCATTACGAAGAACCTCCTGCCGCAGCTCGTCTCGGTCATCATGATGAGGACCGCTCTGGCGATTCCTCTGGCCATCGGGCACGAAGTGTTTCTCACCTACATCGGGCTGGGTCTTCCGGTGAGCATTCCTTCCCTCGGCAACCTCGTCAACGAGGGCCGAATCGTGATGATGAGCCCCGCGCTGCGATATCAGCTGCTCTACCCCTCTCTGATTCTGTCGCTCATTACGATCTCGTTTTACATCCTGGGGAACGCGTTTGCGGACGCGGCGGACCCCAGAAATCATGTTTAG
- a CDS encoding ABC transporter permease, with product MVKYALTRLLQSLLTLVVLAVAIFFLMRLMPEEGYFGENFDKLDKIQIEAALTQMGLRDPLHTQLYRFLNNILHGDLGESIIFRPHVPVLEIIAPKIHWSVYFGLASIALSLALGIPMGMMMARFRGKFPDSVGSGYVVLVKAVAPAVCYIFLQLYLSSWLKIPMLFNQRKPMSWILPVICMALGNIANYAMWMRRYMVDELNRDYIKLARAKGMPNAKIMTRHVLRNAFVPMAQLLPTSILLTISGSIYVESLFSIPGMGGLLVNAIQRQDNTLVQALVLIFSSVGILGLFLGDVLMAMVDPRIRLENRGGAR from the coding sequence ATGGTTAAGTACGCGTTGACGAGACTGCTGCAATCCCTTCTGACTCTTGTTGTCCTTGCTGTCGCGATTTTTTTCCTTATGCGGCTGATGCCCGAGGAAGGCTACTTCGGAGAGAACTTCGACAAACTCGACAAAATCCAGATCGAAGCGGCGCTGACCCAAATGGGCCTGCGGGACCCTCTTCACACTCAGCTGTATCGGTTTTTGAACAATATCCTTCACGGCGACCTGGGGGAGTCGATCATTTTTCGCCCTCACGTTCCCGTGCTCGAAATCATTGCTCCTAAAATTCACTGGTCGGTGTACTTTGGCCTCGCGTCCATCGCGTTGTCCCTGGCGCTCGGCATCCCGATGGGGATGATGATGGCGCGTTTCAGGGGAAAGTTTCCCGACAGCGTCGGGTCGGGTTACGTGGTGCTGGTCAAGGCCGTGGCTCCGGCGGTCTGCTATATTTTCCTCCAGCTTTACCTTTCGTCCTGGCTGAAGATCCCGATGCTCTTCAACCAGAGGAAACCCATGAGCTGGATCCTGCCCGTGATCTGCATGGCCCTGGGGAACATCGCGAACTATGCCATGTGGATGAGGCGCTACATGGTGGACGAGCTGAACCGGGACTATATCAAACTGGCGCGGGCGAAGGGCATGCCCAACGCGAAAATCATGACGCGCCACGTTCTCCGAAACGCCTTCGTGCCCATGGCGCAGCTTCTGCCCACCAGCATTCTGCTCACGATTTCCGGATCAATCTACGTGGAGTCCCTTTTTTCCATTCCCGGAATGGGCGGGCTTCTCGTCAACGCCATTCAGAGGCAGGATAACACGCTGGTTCAGGCTCTGGTGCTCATTTTTTCCAGCGTTGGCATTCTCGGGCTGTTTCTGGGAGATGTCCTGATGGCGATGGTGGACCCGAGGATTCGGCTGGAGAACAGGGGAGGCGCGCGATGA
- a CDS encoding peptide ABC transporter substrate-binding protein produces MREVKRGLTGMRGALFSVLLLCLSLLPLDAARASEYVTVYPNGVFSELTTANYLKDSATSNISLAYSTQDGLVEFDRFGYLIPCIAKSWEISDDNLTCTFHLRDDIKWYTWEGKEYAPLVAQDFVDSAKWILTKANASSQSNTIYTSIKNAREFYEGKITDFGEVGVKALDDHTLQYTLLKPIPYFIKQLSFTAFFPVNGKFLAEKGDRFGSSKENLLYCGAYLLTEFEPQQRRILTANDGYWNKEANEVEEMVFIYNAEASALGPELFLRGEINDFVLPGSIVDEWMKDPAKKAMMYPNNLTNMSYFLAFNFEPKYEEQYAPADWAVAVNDLSFRKSLFHAFDREAAVLTVEPFNPKRKLLNTFTRRGLVSLAGVDYTQLGGLKEYSDNESFNPEKALEYRDKALESLKGRVKFPIRVVMPYATNNVDTANRMQIIEQQMEKLLGTDYIDIVLVSYPATGYNQEVRVPGKFSMMESGWGPDFADPYGMMVPLMAASTNRWFRTDRAKDLQSADGHYRLETMFEEAASEVKDMKRRYELFAEAEKLALDNAVLIPFYTSGGGYRASLLDPFSGLTGQMGRFGAFKMKGIKMLEKPVGMDDYPKALERYESERAAAGAALK; encoded by the coding sequence ATGAGAGAAGTGAAGAGAGGACTGACGGGAATGAGGGGCGCGCTGTTTTCCGTGCTGCTGCTTTGTCTGTCGCTGCTGCCCCTTGATGCCGCAAGAGCTTCGGAATACGTGACGGTTTATCCCAACGGTGTATTCAGCGAGCTCACCACGGCCAATTATCTCAAAGATTCGGCGACCAGCAATATTTCCCTGGCTTACAGCACACAGGACGGCCTCGTGGAGTTCGACCGGTTTGGATACCTTATCCCCTGTATCGCAAAGAGCTGGGAAATTTCCGATGATAACCTCACCTGCACCTTCCATCTCAGGGACGACATCAAATGGTACACGTGGGAAGGAAAGGAATACGCCCCTCTGGTGGCGCAGGACTTCGTCGACTCCGCGAAGTGGATTCTCACCAAGGCGAACGCTTCGTCGCAGAGCAACACGATCTACACGTCCATCAAAAACGCCCGCGAGTTCTACGAGGGCAAAATAACGGACTTTGGAGAGGTCGGGGTCAAAGCCCTGGACGACCACACGCTTCAATACACGCTCCTCAAGCCAATTCCTTACTTTATCAAACAGCTTTCCTTCACGGCGTTTTTCCCTGTGAACGGCAAATTCCTCGCGGAGAAGGGCGATCGTTTCGGGTCGTCGAAGGAGAATCTGCTGTACTGCGGGGCCTACCTGCTGACCGAGTTCGAGCCCCAGCAGCGAAGGATCCTCACGGCGAACGACGGGTACTGGAACAAAGAGGCCAACGAAGTCGAGGAAATGGTTTTTATCTACAACGCCGAGGCGTCGGCCCTTGGGCCGGAGCTGTTCCTTCGGGGAGAGATCAATGACTTCGTCCTTCCGGGCAGCATCGTTGACGAATGGATGAAGGATCCGGCGAAGAAGGCCATGATGTACCCCAATAACCTCACCAACATGTCCTATTTTCTGGCTTTCAACTTCGAGCCGAAGTACGAGGAACAGTACGCGCCCGCCGACTGGGCCGTGGCGGTCAATGACCTCAGCTTCCGCAAATCGCTTTTCCACGCCTTCGACCGGGAGGCCGCCGTTCTCACCGTCGAGCCCTTCAACCCCAAACGCAAACTGCTCAACACCTTCACCCGCAGAGGGCTGGTCAGCCTTGCCGGCGTGGACTACACTCAGCTGGGCGGGTTGAAGGAATATTCGGATAACGAGTCCTTCAATCCGGAAAAGGCGCTGGAGTACAGAGACAAAGCCCTGGAATCTCTCAAAGGGCGGGTGAAATTTCCGATCAGGGTCGTGATGCCCTACGCGACAAACAACGTGGACACGGCCAACCGGATGCAGATCATCGAACAGCAGATGGAAAAACTGCTGGGCACGGATTACATCGATATCGTTCTCGTTTCATATCCGGCCACCGGCTATAACCAGGAGGTCCGCGTGCCCGGGAAATTTTCGATGATGGAGAGCGGCTGGGGGCCTGACTTTGCCGACCCTTACGGCATGATGGTCCCTCTTATGGCGGCCAGCACGAATCGCTGGTTCAGAACGGACAGGGCGAAGGACCTGCAGAGCGCCGACGGCCATTACAGGCTGGAAACGATGTTCGAGGAAGCCGCGTCCGAGGTGAAGGACATGAAGCGCCGCTATGAGCTTTTTGCCGAAGCGGAGAAGCTGGCGCTGGACAACGCCGTTCTGATCCCGTTTTACACGTCGGGCGGCGGATATCGGGCTTCCCTCCTCGACCCGTTTTCGGGGCTTACCGGACAGATGGGGCGTTTCGGCGCCTTCAAGATGAAAGGTATTAAAATGCTGGAAAAGCCGGTGGGAATGGACGATTATCCCAAAGCCCTGGAGAGATACGAGAGCGAAAGAGCGGCCGCGGGCGCTGCCTTGAAATAG